The proteins below come from a single Leifsonia sp. 1010 genomic window:
- a CDS encoding TetR/AcrR family transcriptional regulator: MPTPSTRAPRRDATANREAILGAAAIALNEDIDASLESIAARAGLSRRAVYGHFATRDELLVEVFTRGARRLAALLDPVSHPDPLVEIALFGATLWAEVEHVRVSAALAVRGPHREMVGTALDPARERLRDTVRRGMESGRIRTDLDRETTTRLIENAAVSVLDEATRARLSPEAGHRLVMLAGLGAAGMSWREAGELIASTTELAFTPAETNDGGAQR; encoded by the coding sequence ATGCCCACCCCCTCAACCCGCGCACCGCGACGCGACGCCACGGCGAACCGCGAGGCCATCCTCGGAGCCGCGGCCATCGCCCTCAATGAGGACATCGACGCATCGCTCGAGAGCATCGCCGCCCGCGCCGGCCTCAGCCGCCGCGCCGTCTACGGGCACTTCGCCACCCGCGACGAGCTGCTGGTCGAGGTGTTCACCCGCGGCGCACGCCGGCTCGCCGCCCTGCTCGACCCGGTGTCGCATCCCGACCCCCTCGTCGAGATCGCGCTGTTCGGTGCGACCCTGTGGGCCGAGGTCGAGCACGTCCGCGTCAGCGCGGCGCTGGCCGTCCGCGGCCCGCACCGGGAGATGGTCGGCACGGCCCTCGACCCGGCGCGCGAGCGCCTGCGCGACACCGTGCGGCGCGGCATGGAGTCGGGCCGCATCCGCACCGACCTCGACCGCGAGACCACGACGCGCCTCATCGAGAATGCTGCCGTCTCGGTGCTCGACGAAGCCACCCGCGCCCGCCTCAGCCCCGAGGCCGGCCACCGCCTGGTCATGCTGGCGGGGCTCGGCGCCGCCGGGATGAGCTGGCGCGAGGCGGGCGAGCTGATCGCCTCGACCACCGAGCTGGCCTTCACGCCCGCGGAGACGAACGACGGAGGCGCACAGCGATGA
- a CDS encoding YhgE/Pip domain-containing protein gives MKIPQMIAAEFRRLTASPMSIVALIALMCVPVLYGGLYLWANQNPYANLDRIPAAIVVDDAGTTVDGKTVNYGDDVADQLIEDGSFQWHRVEKSSAASGVDDSKYDFSITFPKDFSSALASASGTSPHRAVVTLTTNDTNSYLASTIGTQAAEKIRTSIVKQVNEQAAKQFLVGLADIRSNLVTAVDGANQLVDGSATAQSGASQLADGTSQLASGSQELASKLGELASGAQQVSDGAAQVAAGNQQLAAKANEAGAAAAQIAAAAPAAQQDLLNRLAAAGATEAQLAEVKAVLGDLDTKVQSGNTQIQGAVGQIDQLSAGADQVAGGASQVASGSQQAASGASQLASGASTAASGAAQLRDGLTTLHDGTTQLRDGLKQGVDRIPDNSPSLQKKQASTIADPVNLKNDSITSAGTYGAGLAPFFVALAAWIGIYALFLIVKPVSRRAITALHSPVKITLAGWLTPGLLGAIQMIGLFAIVSGALGFRIDNPVGMYGLMGLASVTFAAIILALNVWLGSVGQFLGLVLMVLQLVTAGGTFPWQTLPGPLASLHHVLPMSYAVDGIRQLMYGGNPATAWADAGVLALWMLIALLIAAIGVTRMTHFRTLRDLRPSLIG, from the coding sequence ATGAAGATCCCGCAGATGATCGCGGCGGAGTTCCGCCGTCTCACCGCCAGCCCGATGTCGATCGTGGCGCTCATCGCACTGATGTGCGTCCCCGTCCTGTACGGAGGCCTCTACCTGTGGGCCAACCAGAACCCGTACGCGAACCTGGACCGCATCCCCGCTGCCATCGTGGTGGATGACGCCGGCACGACCGTCGACGGCAAGACCGTCAACTACGGCGACGACGTGGCCGACCAGCTCATCGAGGACGGCTCGTTCCAGTGGCACCGCGTCGAGAAGAGCTCCGCCGCGAGCGGGGTCGACGACTCGAAGTACGACTTCAGCATCACCTTCCCGAAGGATTTCTCCTCCGCGCTGGCCTCCGCCTCCGGCACCAGCCCGCATCGCGCGGTCGTCACGCTGACGACGAACGACACCAACAGCTACCTCGCCTCCACGATCGGCACGCAGGCTGCCGAGAAGATCCGCACGTCGATCGTCAAGCAGGTGAACGAGCAGGCGGCCAAGCAGTTCCTCGTCGGGCTCGCCGACATCCGCTCCAACCTGGTGACGGCCGTCGACGGCGCGAACCAGCTGGTCGACGGCAGCGCCACAGCGCAGTCCGGGGCCTCGCAGCTCGCCGACGGCACGTCGCAGCTCGCCTCCGGCTCTCAGGAGCTGGCGAGCAAGCTCGGAGAGCTGGCGTCCGGCGCCCAGCAGGTGAGCGACGGCGCGGCCCAGGTGGCCGCGGGCAACCAGCAGCTGGCCGCGAAGGCGAACGAGGCGGGCGCCGCGGCCGCCCAGATCGCCGCGGCGGCACCCGCCGCCCAGCAGGATCTGCTGAATCGGCTGGCGGCCGCCGGGGCGACGGAGGCCCAGCTCGCCGAGGTGAAGGCGGTGCTCGGCGACCTCGACACGAAGGTGCAGTCCGGCAACACGCAGATCCAGGGCGCCGTCGGTCAGATCGACCAGCTCTCCGCCGGTGCGGACCAGGTCGCGGGCGGGGCGTCGCAGGTCGCGTCGGGCTCGCAGCAGGCCGCCTCCGGCGCCTCCCAGCTGGCCTCCGGCGCCTCGACCGCCGCGAGCGGGGCCGCCCAGCTGCGTGACGGTCTGACGACCCTCCACGACGGCACCACCCAGCTGCGCGACGGCCTGAAGCAGGGCGTCGACCGCATCCCGGACAACTCCCCCAGCCTGCAGAAGAAGCAGGCGTCCACCATCGCCGACCCGGTGAACCTGAAGAACGACTCGATCACCTCCGCGGGCACGTACGGTGCCGGGCTCGCACCGTTCTTCGTCGCCCTGGCCGCGTGGATCGGCATCTACGCACTGTTCCTCATCGTCAAGCCGGTCTCGCGCCGAGCGATCACCGCTCTGCACTCGCCCGTCAAGATCACCCTCGCGGGCTGGCTCACCCCGGGCCTCCTCGGGGCGATCCAGATGATCGGACTGTTCGCGATCGTCTCCGGCGCGCTCGGGTTCCGTATCGACAACCCGGTCGGGATGTACGGGCTGATGGGCCTCGCTTCCGTCACGTTCGCGGCGATCATCCTGGCGCTCAACGTCTGGCTCGGCAGCGTCGGACAGTTCCTCGGCCTCGTGCTGATGGTGCTCCAGCTCGTCACCGCCGGCGGCACGTTCCCCTGGCAGACCCTCCCCGGTCCGCTGGCGTCGCTGCACCACGTGCTGCCGATGTCGTACGCGGTCGACGGCATCCGGCAGCTGATGTACGGCGGCAACCCGGCGACGGCCTGGGCGGACGCCGGGGTTCTGGCGCTGTGGATGCTGATCGCACTGCTGATCGCGGCCATCGGCGTGACGCGGATGACGCACTTCCGGACGCTGCGCGACCTACGCCCGTCGCTCATCGGGTAG
- a CDS encoding metallophosphoesterase — MTDTLRILHLSDTHLYGDGRLHYGIVDTLAALDRVLARASSLEQVDLIVASGDLSDDGSAASYRKLKATLEPWAAERGAAVVYAMGNHDLPDGFEEVLGARETETTVRGFRVVTVDTSVPLAGYGRVEEAQLDRLRDLLAAPSESGTIVVLHHPPVTPTTVLFESLRLVDSQPLLDTLSEGDVRLILAGHYHHGLITEAGPAGIPVVVAPAVANTTDVLWPAPRERAVRGAGFAWVQLPDDGPIRAHLVSAPAPDDGETVYDLDAAAIRRIADDAGWRR; from the coding sequence GTGACCGATACGCTGCGCATCCTCCACCTCTCCGACACGCATCTGTACGGCGACGGCCGGTTGCACTACGGCATCGTGGACACGCTGGCCGCGCTCGACCGCGTGCTGGCGCGTGCGTCGTCACTCGAGCAGGTCGACCTGATCGTCGCGTCGGGAGACCTGTCCGACGATGGCTCGGCGGCGTCGTACCGGAAGCTGAAGGCCACGCTCGAGCCGTGGGCTGCCGAGCGCGGAGCGGCCGTCGTCTACGCGATGGGCAACCACGACCTCCCCGACGGGTTCGAAGAGGTTCTGGGAGCGCGCGAGACCGAGACGACGGTGCGCGGCTTCCGCGTGGTGACCGTCGACACGAGCGTTCCGCTCGCCGGGTACGGCCGCGTCGAGGAGGCGCAGCTCGACCGCCTGCGCGACCTGCTCGCCGCTCCCTCCGAGAGCGGCACCATCGTCGTCCTCCATCACCCTCCCGTGACGCCGACGACCGTGCTGTTCGAGTCGCTGCGGCTCGTGGACTCCCAGCCGCTGCTCGACACGCTCAGCGAAGGGGATGTGCGGCTCATCCTGGCCGGGCATTACCACCACGGCCTCATCACCGAGGCGGGACCGGCGGGCATCCCGGTCGTGGTCGCCCCGGCCGTCGCGAACACGACCGACGTGCTCTGGCCGGCCCCGCGCGAGCGTGCCGTGCGGGGCGCGGGCTTCGCGTGGGTTCAGCTGCCCGACGACGGCCCGATCCGGGCGCATCTCGTGTCCGCCCCGGCGCCCGACGACGGAGAGACGGTTTACGACCTCGATGCGGCCGCAATCCGGCGCATCGCCGACGACGCCGGATGGCGGCGGTGA
- a CDS encoding DUF3052 family protein yields the protein MAAVTTAGYSGTPLWKKLGLKPGMRVSVLHADPDWSIPLDGAPEVEWTDERPSGLILTFYREAALFLDELDELGERIRPDGMVWAAWPRKAAGHVSDITENLIRDAALERGLVDVKVAAVDEDWSGLKLVWRRINR from the coding sequence ATGGCGGCGGTGACGACCGCCGGCTACTCGGGCACGCCGCTCTGGAAGAAGCTCGGGCTGAAACCGGGGATGCGCGTGAGCGTGCTCCACGCCGATCCCGATTGGAGCATCCCCCTCGACGGCGCTCCCGAGGTCGAGTGGACCGACGAGCGGCCGAGCGGGCTCATCCTCACGTTCTACCGCGAGGCCGCCCTGTTCCTCGACGAACTCGACGAACTGGGCGAACGGATCCGCCCCGACGGGATGGTATGGGCGGCCTGGCCCCGCAAAGCAGCCGGGCATGTCAGCGACATCACGGAGAACCTCATCCGCGATGCGGCGCTCGAGCGCGGGCTCGTCGACGTGAAGGTGGCGGCGGTGGACGAGGACTGGTCGGGGCTCAAGCTCGTCTGGCGGCGGATCAACCGCTAG
- a CDS encoding TrmH family RNA methyltransferase, which yields MDETANPTHELTTNGVGPWPGEWPDDPRFDAELLRHGDTRNVIDRYRYWTMDAIVADLDEHRHPFHVAIENWQHDMNIGSIVRSANAFAADTVHIIGRRRWNKRGAMVTDRYQHVVHHDDVAGFVEWARGEGLPVIAIDNVPGSVRIETFSFPRECVLLFGQEGPGLSPDALAAADAVVEISQFGSTRSINASAAAAVAMHGWIRQHVAFD from the coding sequence GTGGATGAGACGGCGAACCCGACGCACGAGCTGACGACCAACGGTGTCGGTCCGTGGCCGGGCGAATGGCCGGACGACCCGCGTTTCGACGCCGAGCTGCTGCGCCACGGCGACACCCGCAACGTGATCGACCGCTACCGGTACTGGACGATGGACGCGATCGTCGCCGACCTCGACGAGCACCGGCACCCGTTCCATGTGGCCATCGAGAACTGGCAGCACGACATGAACATCGGTTCGATCGTGCGGAGCGCCAACGCCTTCGCCGCGGACACCGTCCACATCATCGGCCGCCGCCGGTGGAACAAACGCGGCGCCATGGTGACCGACCGCTACCAGCACGTCGTGCACCACGACGATGTCGCCGGGTTCGTGGAGTGGGCGCGCGGCGAGGGCCTTCCCGTGATCGCGATCGACAACGTGCCGGGGTCGGTCCGGATCGAGACGTTCTCGTTTCCGCGGGAGTGCGTCCTGCTGTTCGGCCAGGAGGGCCCGGGCCTGTCGCCGGACGCCCTGGCGGCGGCGGATGCGGTGGTCGAGATCTCGCAGTTCGGCTCGACGCGCTCCATCAACGCGTCGGCGGCCGCGGCCGTCGCCATGCACGGGTGGATCCGTCAGCACGTCGCGTTCGACTAG
- a CDS encoding HAD-IIA family hydrolase, whose protein sequence is MTRRDEIECWLTDMDGVLVHENQALPGASDLIQQWRDQGTPFLVLTNNSIFTPRDLAARLRTSGLDVPEESIWTSALATADFLKSQMPGGTAYVIGEAGLTTALHEAGFIMTDTNPDYVVVGETRSYSFDAITKAIRLIGKGARFISTNPDATGPSAEGPLPATGAVTAMITKATGRDPYVVGKPNPMMFRSAMNRIGAHSENTAMIGDRMDTDVVAGIEAGLHTILVLTGISDRTEIERYPFRPDEVLRGVDELVVREPIETEL, encoded by the coding sequence GTGACGCGTCGCGACGAGATCGAATGCTGGCTCACCGACATGGACGGCGTCCTCGTCCACGAGAACCAGGCCCTCCCCGGAGCGTCCGACCTCATCCAGCAGTGGCGCGACCAGGGCACCCCGTTCCTCGTGCTCACCAACAACTCCATCTTCACGCCGCGCGACCTGGCGGCGCGGCTGCGCACCTCCGGCCTCGACGTGCCCGAGGAGTCCATCTGGACCTCGGCACTGGCGACGGCCGACTTCCTCAAGTCGCAGATGCCCGGCGGCACGGCCTACGTGATCGGCGAAGCGGGACTGACCACGGCCCTCCACGAGGCCGGCTTCATCATGACGGACACGAACCCGGACTACGTCGTCGTCGGCGAGACGCGCAGCTACTCGTTCGACGCGATCACCAAGGCGATCCGCCTCATCGGCAAGGGCGCACGGTTCATCTCCACGAACCCGGACGCCACCGGGCCCAGTGCGGAGGGTCCGCTCCCCGCTACGGGCGCGGTGACGGCGATGATCACCAAGGCGACCGGCCGCGACCCCTACGTCGTCGGCAAGCCGAACCCGATGATGTTCCGGTCGGCGATGAACCGCATCGGCGCGCACTCGGAGAACACCGCCATGATCGGCGACCGGATGGACACGGATGTCGTGGCCGGTATCGAAGCCGGGTTGCACACCATCCTGGTGCTCACCGGGATCAGTGATCGCACCGAGATCGAGCGGTACCCGTTCCGGCCGGACGAGGTGCTCCGGGGCGTCGACGAGCTCGTCGTGCGGGAACCCATCGAGACCGAGCTCTGA
- a CDS encoding DUF4303 domain-containing protein, with protein sequence MDDVAHIRSALRAAARSAWTALRAERPSETFYYFGLWTTPLAHRPAPTACSLEGLEGAVARCRAEGLDVDADELRWAVNDSPYDLYGDRLFAEVEPLFDALGGPYERSPELNADLLDAMAGALADLDAEGFFGVGASRDAVVLNVTTPGHDTEADLVATARRLNPPGALARYEASLSGTGGAEG encoded by the coding sequence GTGGACGACGTCGCGCACATCCGTTCCGCCCTCCGCGCGGCGGCCCGCTCGGCGTGGACCGCGCTCCGTGCCGAACGCCCCTCCGAGACCTTCTACTACTTCGGCCTCTGGACCACGCCGCTCGCCCACAGACCGGCCCCGACCGCGTGCTCGCTCGAGGGTCTGGAGGGCGCGGTCGCGCGCTGCCGCGCTGAGGGTCTGGATGTGGATGCAGACGAGCTGCGCTGGGCGGTCAACGACTCCCCCTACGACCTGTACGGCGACCGGCTGTTCGCCGAGGTGGAGCCGCTGTTCGACGCGCTCGGGGGCCCGTACGAGCGTTCGCCGGAGCTCAATGCGGACCTGCTCGACGCCATGGCGGGAGCCCTCGCGGATCTGGACGCGGAGGGGTTCTTCGGCGTCGGGGCCTCGCGCGACGCGGTGGTGCTGAACGTGACGACGCCCGGTCACGACACGGAGGCGGACCTTGTCGCGACAGCGCGACGGCTCAACCCGCCGGGCGCGCTCGCGCGGTATGAGGCCTCGCTGTCGGGGACGGGCGGCGCGGAGGGCTGA
- the pyrE gene encoding orotate phosphoribosyltransferase, producing the protein MTDARQQLIDYIAAEAVFHGDFTLTSGKKASYYVDLRKVSLDHRVAPLIGRVMIDLIRDIPDVFAVGGMTMGADPVAAAILHQGAAQGLTYDAFVVRKEPKDHGRGKQVEGPDLEGKRVIVLEDTSTTGGSPLKAAEALRTVGAEIAAVAVVVDRDTGAREAIEAAGYPYYAAIGLKDLGLA; encoded by the coding sequence GTGACCGACGCACGACAGCAGCTCATCGACTACATCGCCGCCGAGGCCGTGTTCCACGGCGACTTCACGCTCACCAGCGGCAAAAAGGCGAGCTACTACGTCGACCTGCGCAAGGTCAGCCTCGACCACCGGGTCGCGCCGCTCATCGGCCGCGTCATGATCGACCTCATCCGTGACATCCCCGACGTCTTCGCCGTCGGCGGCATGACGATGGGCGCCGACCCCGTCGCCGCGGCGATCCTCCACCAGGGCGCCGCCCAGGGCCTCACCTACGACGCGTTCGTCGTGCGCAAGGAGCCGAAGGACCACGGCCGCGGCAAGCAGGTCGAAGGCCCCGACCTCGAGGGCAAGCGCGTGATCGTGCTCGAAGACACCTCCACGACCGGCGGCTCCCCGCTCAAGGCCGCGGAGGCGCTGCGCACGGTCGGCGCCGAGATCGCCGCCGTCGCTGTCGTCGTCGACCGCGACACCGGAGCGCGCGAGGCCATCGAGGCCGCGGGCTACCCCTACTACGCCGCCATCGGCCTGAAGGACCTGGGGCTGGCATAG
- a CDS encoding exodeoxyribonuclease III has translation MRVATWNVNSIRTRVGRVVDWMVREDVDVLAMQEIKCKPEQFPYQPFEDAGYEVVLHGLNQWNGVAIASRLPLEDVTIGFPDMPGFLKDHDGPDLPKEARAIGATVEGIRLWSLYVPNGRSLADPHYVYKLDWLAALAADTQRWLADDPTLQLALMGDWNVAPFDSDVGDPSLVPGISTHISPPERTAFAAFEKAGLTDVVRPIVPDGYTYWDYKQLRFPRNEGLRIDFILGSRAFADRVVDASIHRNERKGDAPSDHVPVLVELAPVAAADDDDDRPMIFG, from the coding sequence ATGCGCGTCGCGACCTGGAATGTGAACTCGATCCGCACCCGCGTGGGCCGCGTCGTCGACTGGATGGTCCGCGAAGACGTGGATGTGCTCGCCATGCAGGAGATCAAATGCAAGCCCGAGCAGTTCCCCTACCAGCCGTTCGAGGACGCGGGCTACGAGGTCGTTCTGCACGGCCTGAACCAGTGGAACGGCGTCGCCATCGCCAGCCGCCTGCCGCTGGAGGACGTGACCATCGGCTTCCCGGACATGCCGGGCTTCCTGAAAGACCATGACGGGCCGGACCTCCCGAAGGAGGCGCGCGCGATCGGCGCAACGGTCGAGGGCATCCGGCTGTGGAGCCTGTACGTGCCCAACGGCCGGTCGCTCGCCGACCCGCACTACGTCTACAAGCTCGACTGGCTGGCCGCGCTGGCCGCCGACACACAGCGCTGGCTCGCCGACGACCCGACCCTCCAACTCGCCCTCATGGGCGACTGGAACGTCGCCCCGTTCGACTCCGACGTCGGCGACCCGAGCCTGGTGCCCGGCATCTCGACCCACATCTCGCCGCCCGAGCGGACGGCGTTCGCGGCGTTCGAGAAGGCCGGTCTGACCGATGTCGTCCGGCCGATCGTGCCGGACGGCTACACGTACTGGGACTACAAGCAGCTGCGATTCCCGCGCAACGAGGGGCTCCGCATCGACTTCATCCTCGGGTCGCGTGCGTTCGCCGACCGGGTGGTGGATGCGAGCATCCATCGAAACGAGCGGAAGGGCGACGCCCCCAGCGACCACGTGCCCGTCCTCGTCGAGCTGGCGCCGGTCGCGGCGGCCGACGACGATGACGACCGACCCATGATCTTCGGCTGA